In one Pseudomonas sp. MM211 genomic region, the following are encoded:
- a CDS encoding CHASE2 domain-containing protein: protein MPRFRLFSVGGGFCLAVLLGLLVVFLLDPLPVQKVRNAVFDQYQRWQPRDYQTAPVRIVDLDEESLKRIGQWPWARTQVATLVDKLEQAGAAAVVFDVLFAEPDRTSPTQLLRNNQLPPDLAAGLAALPDHDAQFADVLKRGNTVLGFAAERSGREVGPPLSRFGMVLQGPSPLAFVPAFQGATRPLPQLEQAARGIGAMTFRPDADGVVRRVPLFVSLAGELRPSLVSEALRVSQRTGRYRITSSESGVQRVDIGQLQIPTAASGELWVYFTPPQPERSIPAWQVLDGSAPPIANSIIMIGTSAQGLQDLRFSPLGGIIPGVEVHAQALEQVLTDTLLLRPSWALAAESLTLLLGSLILGLLALNAPALASAVLMVIVVALLNAAAWYGFVAHRLLLDLFTPSIGLMLVYGAASIVRHMAAEREQRWIQAAFSRYVSPNLVSHLVAHPERLTLGGQRQLCSFVFTDITGFTSMMERQTPEAAVSLLNDYLEQVIGIAFRHEGTLDRIVGDAVAIMFSAPIPQADHQQRALSCALEINRFAQSYVASLREQGIEFGQTRIGVHCGEVVVGNFGGSTIFDYRALGDPVNTTSRLESLNRQIGTLLCVSEAIRQNCPEVPMRPVGEIVLQGKVEAVQVFEPLEAMVVPVVTCDEAYEAAYRLLKSADPDALAVFENLSEQRSWDGLVAFHLQRLRSGEQGTRLVMARK, encoded by the coding sequence GTGCCTAGATTCCGTCTGTTTTCAGTGGGAGGCGGCTTCTGCCTTGCCGTCTTGCTGGGCCTCCTAGTGGTATTTCTGCTCGATCCGCTGCCGGTACAGAAAGTCCGCAATGCGGTTTTCGACCAGTATCAGCGTTGGCAGCCACGTGATTACCAAACTGCGCCAGTGCGTATCGTCGATCTGGACGAGGAAAGCCTCAAGCGCATCGGCCAGTGGCCCTGGGCTCGCACGCAGGTCGCTACGCTGGTGGACAAGCTCGAGCAGGCTGGCGCGGCTGCCGTGGTGTTCGACGTACTGTTCGCCGAGCCGGATCGCACCTCACCTACCCAGCTTCTGCGCAACAACCAGTTGCCACCCGACTTGGCCGCCGGGCTGGCAGCCTTGCCGGATCATGATGCACAGTTCGCTGATGTACTGAAGCGCGGTAACACGGTGCTCGGTTTTGCCGCTGAACGAAGCGGTCGAGAGGTCGGGCCACCGCTGAGTCGCTTTGGCATGGTGCTACAAGGCCCCTCCCCGCTTGCGTTCGTGCCGGCCTTCCAGGGCGCTACGCGCCCGTTGCCACAGCTGGAGCAGGCGGCTCGTGGCATCGGTGCCATGACGTTCAGGCCCGATGCCGATGGTGTGGTTCGACGCGTACCGCTATTCGTATCGCTGGCTGGTGAGTTGCGCCCATCGCTGGTGTCGGAGGCCCTGCGTGTTTCACAGCGCACCGGTCGCTACCGGATCACCAGCAGTGAGTCCGGGGTACAGCGGGTCGATATTGGCCAGCTGCAGATTCCGACTGCTGCCAGCGGCGAACTCTGGGTGTATTTCACCCCTCCACAACCCGAGCGCAGCATCCCTGCCTGGCAAGTGCTGGACGGGTCGGCGCCGCCCATTGCAAACAGCATCATCATGATCGGCACCTCCGCCCAGGGCTTGCAGGATCTGCGCTTCAGCCCGTTGGGCGGGATCATTCCTGGGGTAGAGGTTCACGCCCAGGCGCTGGAACAGGTGCTGACGGACACCTTGCTACTTAGGCCGAGTTGGGCGCTGGCGGCGGAGAGCCTGACCCTGCTGCTGGGCAGCCTGATACTGGGGCTGCTGGCGCTGAACGCTCCCGCCCTGGCATCAGCCGTGCTCATGGTGATAGTGGTAGCGCTGCTCAATGCTGCTGCCTGGTATGGCTTCGTCGCTCACAGGCTGCTGCTCGATCTGTTTACCCCATCGATCGGGCTGATGCTGGTGTACGGCGCCGCCAGCATCGTGCGGCACATGGCTGCCGAGCGCGAACAGCGCTGGATACAGGCCGCCTTCTCACGCTACGTGTCCCCCAATCTGGTCAGCCATCTGGTGGCACACCCGGAGCGGCTGACACTCGGTGGTCAGCGGCAACTGTGCAGCTTCGTGTTTACCGACATCACCGGGTTTACTTCGATGATGGAACGCCAGACGCCCGAGGCGGCGGTAAGCCTGCTCAATGATTACCTGGAGCAGGTCATTGGCATTGCGTTCCGCCATGAGGGCACGCTGGATCGAATCGTCGGGGATGCGGTGGCGATCATGTTTTCCGCCCCAATCCCGCAGGCCGATCATCAACAGCGAGCGCTTTCCTGCGCGCTGGAGATCAATCGTTTTGCCCAGTCCTATGTCGCATCGTTGCGCGAGCAAGGCATCGAGTTCGGCCAGACGCGCATCGGTGTGCACTGCGGCGAAGTGGTAGTGGGCAATTTCGGCGGCTCGACGATCTTCGATTACCGCGCGCTGGGCGATCCGGTTAACACCACGTCGCGCCTGGAGAGTTTGAACAGGCAGATAGGCACCCTGCTGTGCGTGTCCGAGGCAATTCGTCAGAACTGCCCTGAAGTGCCGATGCGGCCGGTTGGCGAAATAGTGCTCCAGGGAAAGGTCGAAGCCGTGCAGGTATTCGAGCCGCTTGAGGCGATGGTCGTGCCCGTTGTTACCTGCGACGAGGCTTACGAGGCCGCCTACCGTCTGCTGAAGAGCGCTGATCCTGATGCGTTGGCGGTATTCGAGAACCTGAGCGAACAGCGCTCGTGGGACGGGCTGGTCGCCTTTCACCTTCAACGCCTGCGCAGTGGCGAACAAGGCACCCGCCTGGTGATGGCCCGCAAGTAA